AACGAACATGTTGTTTCTGGCGCCGAAAAAATCACAGTGTCTATGCTCGATGGAAACTCCTATCCGGCAAAGTACATTGGCGGAGATGCTGAGTTGGACATCGCTGTTATTAAGATTGATCCCGATGGGATTGATCTTCCAATAGTGGAGCTCGGTGAATCCAACTCACTTAGGATAGGGGAATGGGCAGTTGCAATCGGAAATCCTTTCGGACTGAAACACACTGTTACGCTTGGTGTAATCAGTGCAGTTGGAAGGCAGTTGCCAAAACCTGATGGGAACGGAGTCTACTCGAATTTGATACAGACGGATGCGGCAATTAATCCTGGCAACAGTGGAGGCCCTTTGCTGAATATCCACGGTCAGGTTATTGGGATCAACACCGCCATAATCTCCTCAGACGTGGGAACTTCACTGGGCTTTGCTATACCTATAGATGTAGCCCTGAGATTCGTTGATTCGATAATTGAAACAGGATCGGTTCAGAGAGCCTATCTTGGGGTCTACATGGATACTGTCACAGAGGCCATCTCCAGATCGCTTGGACTAAAAGTCGATAGCGGTGCTCTCATTACCGACGTAGTCCCGGACTCTGCAGCGGAGAAGGCTGGAGTGAAACCTCAAGACGTTATCATCGGTTTTGAGAATCTAGAGATCACAAATTCCTCTGAATTGAGGGCCGCCGTTCTAAATTACCCGGCCGGTTCAGAGGTGAAGATCACAATCGATAGATTTGGAGAGAGAATCGTGCTAACGGTCGTTCTGGGATCGCTTTCTCAAGAGAGTGAATCCTCTTCACTCGATGACATCGAGGAATCTGAGACCTTTGAAAGCTCTTTGGGAGTCTCCGTTTCCGACATAACCCCTGAAGACAGAGAACGGCTTGGACTGCCTTCAGAATTCAAAGGCGTAGTTGTGAGAAAGGTTGATTCAGAAGGAATAACCTACAGACTCGGGATAAGCAAAGATGATGTGATCACCCGTCTGAGCATAAACGGAAATCAGGAACCGATCGAGAATGCGAACGGTTTCAAGGCATCTGCCGAGAAGATCAAGAAGGGAGATTACGTAGCATTCTTTGCCTACAGAAATGGCGTTAGATTCGTAGCTTCTTTCCAGTTCTAAAGTGAAAATGCCGCCACCCGGTAAAGGTGACGGCTTACCCCCTTTAATCCCCTGTGCAGGATTAACGCCTAGATTATAGCACAGGGGTTTTTTCTTTCCAAAATCATAATGAAGAAACAAGAAGTGTAGCTCTGGCGCAAGGTTTCCCTTCAACATAAGCGACTCCCTCTATTTTCACAATGTTCATCTTCTTTCCGATTACTCTCACATTGTATTCCAGTCTGCACGGCGGCTGCACTATTTCCTTGAACCGAGCATGCTCAATTCCGGCGAACAGCGGAGTTTTTTTCGGCTCCAGCAGAAGAATCCCTGCTGTCTGAGCAATACCCTCAATCATTAAGACCCCAGGATAAACTGGATTCCCAGGAAAGTGACCTTCAAAAATGGGGTCATCTTCAGACAGGTCCCTGTAGGCCCTGATCTCACTATCACCAATATAAGTTACACCGTCAACTAGAAGAAAGGGATCACGGTGCGGGATTTTACTCTTCACAAACTCCTTATCTTTCATAAATCACCTCCCGTTTGATTTCCGGACTGATGAATCGAATAGGGTTCGATATCCGTACTGAGATTGCGTTTTTGTCCCTGGTATGGCATTGCTCATAAAAATTTAGCATTTTCGTGCCAGGAGGATCAATTTTGAGACAGAAGAGACAATCATTGACCGAGTTACTCGAAATCAAATATCCGATACTCCAAGGAGGAATGGCCTGGGTTGCAGACCGCACTCTGGCCGCAGCAGTTTCAAATGCTGGCGGATTGGGCATTATTGCTGGAGGCAGCCTCTCCTCTGAGGAGCTGCTTGTCGAAATTCACGAGGTGAGAAAACTGACCTCCAATCCTTTTGGAGTGAACATCATGTTGCTTTCCCCCTATGCTGAAGAACAGATGGAAATAGTTCGCAAAGAGAAGGTTCCGGTTGTGACTACTGGAGCAGGAAGTCCTTCTCGTTTCATAGATGAGCTAAAGTCTGCAGGTGTAAAAGTGATCCCCGTTGTTGCTTCTGCTGGACTCGCCAAGAGATTGGAGCTGCAGGGAGTTGATGCGGTAATCGCTGAAGGAATGGAAGCAGGCGGTCATATTGGGAAAGTGACATCCATGGTTCTCGTTCCGGCCGTTTCTTCTGCAACACAGATTCCAGTCATCGCAGCGGGAGGTATTGCCGATGGAAGAGGATTCGTTGCGGCACTTGCCCTGGGTGCCAGTGGAGTTCAAATGGGAACAAGGTTTATTTGCACGTCCGAGTGTTCGGCACACCTTCGCTACAAAGAGAAAATTCTATCATCAAGCGAACTCGATACAGTCGTCACGGGAAGTGCAAACGGCCATCCTGTTAGAGCCTTCAGAAACAGACTCACAAGATACATAGAAGAGCTTGAGAAAAGAGGCGAGGGATTCGAGGAAATTGAAAAAGTGGCCGTTGGTGCGCTTAAAAGAGCCGCTAAAGAAGGTGATCTCAATTCAGGCTCTCTGATGGCCGGTCAGTCTAGCGGCTTGATAAGGGAAGTATTAAGTGTGAGCAAACTAATCGAATCAATCATTGAAGAGGCCGAAGAAGTCATCGGCCACCTGGGAGGGATCGCAGAATGGTAGCATGGATATTTCCTGGACAGGGAAGTCAGTATGTGGGTATGGGAAGTGCTTTTTGCGAGGAAAGCGCTCAAATCAAAGAATTCCTTGGAATCTCAGGTCGGATGCTGGGATTTGATTTACTGAAAATGATGCTTGAGGGTCCGGAGAGAGAGCTAACACTGACTCAAAATGCTCAGCCGGCCATCCTTTCTCTTAGCGTAGCTCTTTCAGACATCCTTGGGGAAATTGGAGCGAAACCCGACATTGTTGCTGGTTTATCCCTTGGTGAATTCACAGCACTTACAATAGCTGGGTCACTTGAATACGCCGATGCTCTACGCCTTGTAAGGTTGAGGGGAATGGCCATGCAAGATACCATTTCTCCAGGTGCGGGAAGTATGGCGGCGATAATCGGTCTGCAAGATGAAGTCGTTGAAAGGATTTGCTCAGAGACTTCATCGAACGAGGAAGTAATAGTTGCGAACTACAACTGTCCGGGACAGGTGGTAGTCTCTGGCCTCGCAGAGAAAGTGAAAGTCGTAATGGAAAGTTCTAAAAGAGAAGGTGCAAAGAGATGCGTAGAGCTTTCGGTAAGTGCGCCTTTCCATAGTCGATTCTTACAGCCTGTAGGAGAGGTCTTGAGAGAGTTCCTTGACGGTGTCAAGGTAAGCCCCCCGAAGATCCCAGTGGTCTCTAATGTAACCGGTGATCTCTTCCCCGAAGATCCGCACGAGATAAAGGAGCTGTTAATTTCTCAGACATATAGCCCCGTTAGGTGGGATCAATCGATAAGAAGGATGATTCAGCTGGGTACTGACAAATTCATTGAGGTAGGTCCGGGAAAGGTTCTCAGCGGATTCATGAAGAAGATTGACAGGAGTATTA
The sequence above is a segment of the Mesotoga infera genome. Coding sequences within it:
- a CDS encoding PDZ domain-containing protein; translation: NEHVVSGAEKITVSMLDGNSYPAKYIGGDAELDIAVIKIDPDGIDLPIVELGESNSLRIGEWAVAIGNPFGLKHTVTLGVISAVGRQLPKPDGNGVYSNLIQTDAAINPGNSGGPLLNIHGQVIGINTAIISSDVGTSLGFAIPIDVALRFVDSIIETGSVQRAYLGVYMDTVTEAISRSLGLKVDSGALITDVVPDSAAEKAGVKPQDVIIGFENLEITNSSELRAAVLNYPAGSEVKITIDRFGERIVLTVVLGSLSQESESSSLDDIEESETFESSLGVSVSDITPEDRERLGLPSEFKGVVVRKVDSEGITYRLGISKDDVITRLSINGNQEPIENANGFKASAEKIKKGDYVAFFAYRNGVRFVASFQF
- the fabZ gene encoding 3-hydroxyacyl-ACP dehydratase FabZ, whose translation is MKDKEFVKSKIPHRDPFLLVDGVTYIGDSEIRAYRDLSEDDPIFEGHFPGNPVYPGVLMIEGIAQTAGILLLEPKKTPLFAGIEHARFKEIVQPPCRLEYNVRVIGKKMNIVKIEGVAYVEGKPCARATLLVSSL
- the fabK gene encoding enoyl-[acyl-carrier-protein] reductase FabK, producing the protein MRQKRQSLTELLEIKYPILQGGMAWVADRTLAAAVSNAGGLGIIAGGSLSSEELLVEIHEVRKLTSNPFGVNIMLLSPYAEEQMEIVRKEKVPVVTTGAGSPSRFIDELKSAGVKVIPVVASAGLAKRLELQGVDAVIAEGMEAGGHIGKVTSMVLVPAVSSATQIPVIAAGGIADGRGFVAALALGASGVQMGTRFICTSECSAHLRYKEKILSSSELDTVVTGSANGHPVRAFRNRLTRYIEELEKRGEGFEEIEKVAVGALKRAAKEGDLNSGSLMAGQSSGLIREVLSVSKLIESIIEEAEEVIGHLGGIAEW
- the fabD gene encoding [acyl-carrier-protein] S-malonyltransferase, with the protein product MVAWIFPGQGSQYVGMGSAFCEESAQIKEFLGISGRMLGFDLLKMMLEGPERELTLTQNAQPAILSLSVALSDILGEIGAKPDIVAGLSLGEFTALTIAGSLEYADALRLVRLRGMAMQDTISPGAGSMAAIIGLQDEVVERICSETSSNEEVIVANYNCPGQVVVSGLAEKVKVVMESSKREGAKRCVELSVSAPFHSRFLQPVGEVLREFLDGVKVSPPKIPVVSNVTGDLFPEDPHEIKELLISQTYSPVRWDQSIRRMIQLGTDKFIEVGPGKVLSGFMKKIDRSITVNTTDSESLEALKEFQEIVN